From one Deltaproteobacteria bacterium CG2_30_66_27 genomic stretch:
- a CDS encoding elongation factor 4 produces the protein MRIENIRNFSIIAHIDHGKSTLADRLLEITGTLSGREKVDQFLDKMDLERERGITIKAQTVRMRHRTEDGKEYILNLIDTPGHVDFSYEVSRSLSACEGAILVVDASQGVEAQTLANVYMALDLDLEVIPVLNKIDLPNAEPERVRQEIEDVIGLDTSGILAVSAKKGTGVPELLEQVIRVIPPPEGDPDAPTRALIIDSWFDNYAGVVVLARVLDGAIRSGQRVTFMATGNSFEVQKVGVFSPHPKELQVLGTGEVGFVIANIKELTETKVGDTITDTRHPTARPLPGFKVVRPMVFAGVYPLASDQYPQLRTAIDKLRLNDSSFTAEPESSVALGFGFRCGFLGLLHMEIVQERLEREYDVQLITTAPTVGYRAVKVDGTVLEVDSPARLPEPVELDHIEEPIIHATIHLPAEYLGNVLKLCEERRGVQRQMKFVSSTRVILEYELPLNEIVLDFYDKLKTASRGYASMDYEFLRFQQSNLVRLDILLNGDKVDALSLIVHRDNAYPKGKDVTERLRKLIPRQMFEVAIQAAIGGKIIARESVKAIRKNVLAKCYGGDVSRKRKLLEKQKEGKKRMKQVGSVEIPQEAFLSILKVKE, from the coding sequence ATGCGCATAGAGAACATCCGAAATTTTTCCATCATCGCCCACATCGACCACGGGAAATCCACCTTGGCCGACCGGCTCCTCGAGATCACCGGCACCCTTTCGGGCCGGGAGAAGGTCGACCAGTTTCTGGACAAGATGGACCTCGAACGGGAGCGTGGGATCACGATCAAGGCCCAGACCGTCCGGATGCGCCATCGCACGGAGGACGGGAAAGAGTACATCCTCAATCTCATCGACACTCCCGGCCACGTCGACTTCTCCTACGAAGTGTCCCGCAGCCTGAGCGCCTGCGAAGGGGCGATTCTCGTCGTGGACGCGTCGCAGGGCGTGGAGGCCCAGACGCTGGCCAACGTCTACATGGCCCTCGACCTGGATCTCGAGGTCATCCCCGTCCTGAACAAGATCGATCTTCCGAATGCGGAGCCCGAACGGGTGCGGCAGGAGATCGAAGACGTCATCGGACTCGACACCTCCGGGATCCTCGCGGTCAGCGCGAAGAAGGGGACCGGCGTCCCGGAACTGCTCGAACAGGTGATCAGGGTGATTCCCCCTCCCGAGGGGGATCCGGACGCGCCGACCAGGGCGCTGATCATCGATTCCTGGTTCGATAACTACGCCGGCGTGGTCGTTCTCGCGAGGGTGCTGGACGGCGCGATCCGTTCCGGTCAGCGGGTCACCTTCATGGCGACGGGAAATTCGTTCGAGGTGCAGAAGGTCGGCGTCTTCTCTCCCCATCCGAAGGAACTGCAGGTGCTGGGGACCGGGGAAGTCGGATTCGTGATCGCCAACATCAAGGAACTGACCGAGACGAAGGTGGGCGACACGATCACCGACACGCGCCATCCCACCGCCAGGCCGCTCCCGGGGTTCAAGGTCGTCCGGCCGATGGTGTTCGCCGGCGTCTACCCGCTCGCCTCCGACCAGTATCCCCAGCTGCGGACGGCGATCGACAAGCTCCGGCTGAACGACTCCTCGTTCACGGCCGAGCCGGAGAGCTCGGTGGCGCTGGGGTTCGGTTTCCGGTGCGGATTCCTCGGGCTGCTTCACATGGAGATCGTCCAGGAGCGCCTGGAACGCGAATACGACGTGCAGCTCATCACCACGGCGCCCACCGTCGGGTACCGCGCGGTGAAGGTCGACGGCACGGTCCTGGAGGTCGACAGCCCCGCCCGGCTCCCGGAACCGGTGGAACTTGACCACATCGAGGAGCCGATCATCCACGCGACGATCCACCTTCCGGCGGAATACCTTGGGAACGTCCTCAAGCTGTGCGAGGAGCGGCGGGGAGTGCAGCGGCAGATGAAGTTCGTGTCGTCGACCCGGGTGATCCTGGAGTACGAGCTGCCGCTGAACGAGATCGTTCTCGACTTCTACGACAAGCTCAAGACCGCCTCCCGCGGTTACGCCTCGATGGATTACGAATTTCTCCGGTTTCAGCAGTCGAACCTGGTCCGGCTCGACATCCTGCTCAACGGGGACAAGGTGGACGCCCTGTCGCTCATCGTGCACCGCGACAACGCCTACCCGAAGGGGAAGGACGTCACCGAACGTCTGCGGAAGCTGATTCCCCGCCAGATGTTCGAGGTGGCCATCCAGGCGGCGATCGGCGGCAAGATCATCGCCCGGGAGTCGGTCAAGGCGATCCGGAAGAACGTCCTCGCGAAATGCTACGGCGGCGACGTCTCGAGAAAGCGGAAGCTCCTGGAGAAACAGAAGGAAGGGAAGAAGCGGATGAAGCAGGTCGGCTCCGTCGAGATCCCCCAGGAGGCGTTCCTCTCCATCCTCAAGGTGAAGGAGTAA
- a CDS encoding signal peptidase I, whose protein sequence is MMSEPVLHAARSRKGKVREYAEAFVVALVIALVVRTLLLQAFKIPSGSMENTLLVGDHIFVNKFVYGYHVPFTKGRILAFTTPKRGDIVVFVFPEDPSKDFIKRVIGTPGDVVEVRQKTVYINGAPLAEPYTRFADGKVTDGFVRGRDNMSPVRVPAGKLFMMGDNRDRSYDSRFWGFVDMDAVIGKALFIYFSIDWNRGVGWTDVGRFPELVRWNRIGRVLH, encoded by the coding sequence ATGATGTCGGAACCTGTATTGCACGCGGCGCGGTCGAGGAAGGGGAAGGTCAGGGAGTACGCCGAGGCGTTCGTCGTCGCGCTGGTCATCGCCCTGGTCGTCCGCACCCTCCTCCTGCAGGCGTTCAAGATCCCGTCGGGCAGCATGGAGAACACGCTCCTGGTCGGGGACCACATCTTCGTCAACAAGTTCGTCTACGGGTACCACGTACCGTTCACGAAGGGTCGGATCCTCGCCTTCACCACGCCGAAACGGGGCGACATCGTCGTCTTCGTCTTTCCCGAGGACCCGAGCAAGGATTTCATCAAGCGCGTCATCGGGACCCCGGGAGACGTCGTGGAGGTCCGGCAGAAGACGGTCTATATCAACGGGGCCCCTCTCGCGGAGCCGTATACGCGGTTCGCGGACGGAAAAGTCACCGACGGTTTCGTTCGCGGCAGGGACAACATGTCTCCCGTGCGGGTCCCCGCCGGGAAACTCTTCATGATGGGGGACAACCGCGACCGGTCGTACGACTCCCGCTTCTGGGGGTTCGTCGACATGGACGCCGTGATCGGAAAGGCGCTGTTCATCTACTTTTCCATCGACTGGAATCGAGGCGTCGGCTGGACGGACGTGGGCCGCTTCCCCGAGCTCGTCCGCTGGAACCGTATCGGACGCGTTCTGCACTAA
- a CDS encoding bifunctional pyr operon transcriptional regulator/uracil phosphoribosyltransferase — MKKTGTKTLLDGKGVERVLSRLTHEIIEKNKGAGQIVLVGIASGGIPLSEVIRRKIQVIEGLDVPTGFVDITLYRDDLARAGYQARMKRTEVPFSIDDKRVILVDDVLYTGRTIRAAMDALVDFGRPRNIQLAVLIDRGHRELPIRADFVGRNVPTSRSETVVVRVEGAPEEWTVLLKEDPPGKGK, encoded by the coding sequence ATGAAGAAAACCGGAACGAAGACCCTGCTGGACGGCAAGGGCGTGGAACGCGTCCTCTCCCGCCTGACCCACGAGATCATCGAGAAGAACAAGGGGGCGGGACAGATCGTCCTCGTCGGGATCGCCTCGGGGGGGATCCCCCTTTCCGAGGTGATCCGCCGGAAGATCCAGGTGATCGAGGGGTTGGACGTCCCCACGGGGTTCGTCGACATCACCCTCTACCGGGACGACCTGGCCCGCGCGGGATACCAGGCGCGCATGAAGCGGACGGAGGTCCCGTTCTCCATCGACGACAAGAGGGTGATCCTGGTCGACGACGTCCTCTACACGGGCAGGACGATCCGGGCGGCCATGGACGCGCTGGTCGACTTCGGCCGTCCTCGGAACATCCAGCTTGCCGTCCTCATCGATCGTGGGCACCGGGAGCTTCCCATCCGCGCCGACTTCGTGGGTCGGAACGTCCCCACGTCCCGTTCGGAGACCGTCGTCGTCCGCGTCGAGGGGGCGCCGGAGGAATGGACGGTCCTCTTGAAGGAAGATCCTCCAGGGAAGGGGAAATAG
- a CDS encoding aspartate carbamoyltransferase: MEWHRRHVLGLSDFQPEEMEFVIDTARSMEEVLTRDIKKVPALRGKTVVNLFFEASTRTRTSFEMAGKRLSADVVNFSSGTSSVTKGETLLDTARNIEAMKPNILVVRHPASGAALFLSRHLSCSIVNAGDGQNEHPSQGLLDLYTILKVKGKIAGLKIAIVGDILHSRVVRSDLHSLGRMGAKLWLCGPATLVPREMERTGAVVTGDIREAVRGADVIIMLRIQLERQNTAYFPSLREYSRRYGLNRDVFSLAKDDAVIMHPGPINRGVELSDELADCERSLVLRQVESGVAVRMALLYLLAGGSHVAH, translated from the coding sequence ATGGAATGGCACCGCAGGCACGTCCTCGGACTGTCCGATTTCCAGCCGGAGGAGATGGAATTCGTCATCGACACCGCCCGGTCGATGGAGGAGGTGCTCACGCGCGACATCAAGAAGGTCCCCGCGTTGCGCGGGAAGACCGTGGTGAATCTCTTCTTCGAGGCGAGCACGCGAACCCGAACTTCGTTCGAGATGGCGGGAAAGCGCCTCTCCGCCGACGTGGTGAACTTCAGTTCGGGGACCTCGAGCGTGACGAAGGGAGAGACGCTCCTCGACACGGCGCGGAACATCGAGGCGATGAAGCCCAACATCCTCGTGGTCCGGCACCCCGCGTCGGGCGCGGCCCTCTTCCTGTCCCGACACCTCTCCTGCTCGATCGTCAACGCGGGGGACGGCCAGAACGAACATCCGTCACAGGGCCTCCTCGATCTTTACACGATCCTGAAGGTGAAGGGGAAGATCGCCGGTCTCAAGATCGCGATCGTGGGAGATATCCTGCACAGCCGGGTCGTCCGGTCGGACCTCCACTCCCTCGGAAGGATGGGCGCGAAGCTGTGGCTGTGCGGGCCGGCGACCCTCGTTCCACGGGAGATGGAACGGACCGGAGCGGTCGTGACGGGCGACATCCGTGAAGCGGTCCGGGGGGCCGACGTCATCATCATGCTGAGGATCCAGCTTGAAAGGCAAAATACAGCGTATTTCCCATCACTAAGGGAGTATTCCAGAAGGTATGGCTTGAACCGTGACGTCTTCTCCCTCGCGAAGGATGACGCGGTGATCATGCACCCGGGACCGATCAACCGGGGCGTGGAGTTGTCCGACGAACTGGCCGACTGCGAACGATCGCTGGTGCTGCGGCAGGTCGAGTCCGGGGTAGCCGTCCGGATGGCGCTTCTCTACCTTCTCGCTGGAGGTTCCCATGTTGCTCATTAA
- a CDS encoding dihydroorotase: MLLIKGGRVIDPASGRDEIGHLVLEDGKVREFLTGDPPARFQGKVISAEGKWVVPGLIDMHVHLRDPGTEWKEDILTGTRAAAAGGFTSVVCMANTNPVNDSPEVTRYIVEKSRREGCANVFPVAAVTRGLLGKEMADYSELADAGAVAFSDDGKPVENSLLFRRAMEYVRPFGYRVLSHAEDPVLAGGGAAHEGWTARKLGIPGIPSAAEEVAIARDILIARQTGGKLHIQHISTRMGVDLLRMARRAGLDVTGETAPQYFTLTDGALEGYDTNAKMNPPLRGEEDRMAVLEGIQDGTIDAIACDHAPHEAYVKRCEFAAAANGIIGLQTSLPLSFSLLAGGKVSPARLVDLLSAGPARILCLRGKGTLAAGADGDVTIIDPEAEWEFRLEDVLSRSKNSPFFGWKMRGRADATICGGRVRHSAIAGVSADA, encoded by the coding sequence ATGTTGCTCATTAAGGGAGGGAGGGTGATCGATCCTGCGTCCGGTCGGGACGAAATCGGTCACCTGGTTCTGGAGGACGGGAAGGTTCGCGAGTTTCTGACGGGCGATCCCCCCGCGCGGTTCCAGGGGAAGGTGATCTCCGCGGAGGGGAAGTGGGTCGTGCCCGGCCTGATCGATATGCACGTGCACCTGCGCGACCCGGGAACCGAGTGGAAAGAGGACATCCTCACCGGGACACGCGCCGCCGCCGCCGGCGGTTTCACCTCGGTCGTCTGCATGGCCAATACGAATCCGGTCAACGACTCCCCGGAGGTCACACGGTATATCGTGGAGAAATCCCGTCGGGAAGGGTGCGCCAACGTCTTCCCCGTGGCCGCGGTGACCCGCGGGCTCCTTGGGAAGGAGATGGCGGACTACTCCGAACTGGCCGACGCCGGAGCGGTGGCGTTTTCGGACGATGGGAAACCGGTGGAGAATTCCCTCCTGTTTCGGCGCGCGATGGAGTACGTCCGTCCCTTCGGGTATCGCGTCCTCTCCCACGCCGAGGATCCCGTCCTGGCCGGCGGCGGGGCCGCGCACGAGGGGTGGACCGCCCGGAAGTTAGGGATACCCGGGATCCCCTCCGCCGCGGAGGAGGTCGCCATCGCCCGGGACATCCTGATCGCCCGGCAGACGGGGGGAAAGCTGCACATCCAGCACATCAGTACCCGGATGGGTGTGGACCTCCTCCGGATGGCCCGTCGCGCCGGTCTCGACGTCACCGGAGAGACGGCCCCTCAATACTTCACCTTGACCGACGGGGCGCTCGAAGGATACGACACGAACGCGAAGATGAACCCGCCGCTGCGCGGCGAGGAGGACCGGATGGCGGTCCTCGAGGGGATCCAGGACGGCACGATCGACGCGATCGCCTGCGACCACGCACCGCACGAGGCGTACGTCAAGCGATGCGAGTTCGCCGCCGCCGCCAACGGCATCATCGGACTGCAGACCTCCCTTCCTCTCTCGTTTTCCCTGCTGGCCGGAGGAAAGGTCTCTCCGGCGCGTCTCGTCGATCTGCTCTCCGCCGGCCCCGCGCGGATCCTCTGTCTCCGCGGCAAGGGAACGCTTGCCGCCGGCGCCGACGGGGACGTCACGATCATCGACCCCGAGGCGGAATGGGAATTCCGCCTCGAAGACGTGCTCTCGAGGTCGAAGAACAGCCCCTTTTTCGGGTGGAAGATGCGGGGTCGCGCCGACGCGACGATCTGCGGCGGGCGGGTCCGCCACTCCGCGATCGCGGGAGTCTCGGCGGATGCCTGA
- a CDS encoding carbamoyl phosphate synthase small subunit, with product MPDRKALLVLADGTAFEGSAFGYEGECSGEVVFNTAMTGYEEVLTDPSYKGQIVTMTYPEIGNTGINPEDVESNRPWVEAFVVREAWGLPSNWRHVESLDAYLRRYHVCGIAGIDTRTLTRRLRDGGSQMAILSATDLDAGRLARKARELPSLVGRDLVKDVTSDHAVHWGTGDWDIEKGYLPAAAFRGKFGRVPRIVAIDYGIKRNILRMLVSHGFDVTVVPAGVTAAEVLAYSPDGVFLSNGPGDPEGVPYAVATVRSLLGKVPMFGICLGHQIMGLALGGKTFKLKFGHHGCNQPVKDLATGKVEITSQNHNYSVDSASLGGAARITHVNLNDGTVEGLSVPSMRCFSVQYHPEASPGPHDSRYLFTRFHRYLCGEEDL from the coding sequence ATGCCTGACCGGAAAGCCCTTCTCGTCCTCGCCGACGGCACGGCCTTCGAGGGGAGCGCCTTCGGCTACGAGGGGGAATGCTCCGGCGAAGTCGTCTTCAACACCGCCATGACCGGATACGAGGAAGTCCTCACGGATCCTTCCTACAAGGGACAGATCGTCACGATGACGTATCCGGAGATCGGCAACACGGGGATCAACCCGGAGGACGTGGAATCGAACCGTCCCTGGGTCGAGGCGTTCGTCGTGCGCGAGGCCTGGGGGCTGCCGTCGAACTGGCGGCATGTGGAGTCCCTCGACGCCTACCTTCGTCGATACCACGTCTGCGGAATCGCAGGGATCGACACCCGCACCCTCACAAGGCGTCTTCGGGACGGGGGATCCCAGATGGCGATCCTGTCCGCGACCGATCTCGACGCGGGGCGGCTCGCCCGGAAAGCACGGGAGCTCCCTTCCCTCGTGGGGCGCGACCTGGTGAAGGATGTCACCTCCGACCATGCGGTCCATTGGGGCACGGGGGACTGGGACATCGAGAAAGGGTACCTGCCGGCCGCCGCGTTCCGGGGGAAGTTCGGCCGTGTACCGCGGATCGTCGCGATCGACTACGGGATCAAGCGGAACATCCTCCGGATGTTGGTCTCCCACGGGTTCGACGTGACCGTCGTGCCGGCGGGCGTCACCGCGGCGGAGGTCCTGGCCTATTCTCCGGACGGCGTCTTCCTCTCGAACGGTCCGGGGGACCCCGAAGGCGTTCCGTACGCCGTCGCGACGGTACGTTCGCTCCTCGGGAAAGTCCCGATGTTCGGGATCTGCCTCGGGCACCAGATCATGGGACTCGCGCTGGGGGGAAAGACGTTCAAGCTGAAGTTCGGCCACCACGGGTGCAACCAGCCGGTGAAGGACCTGGCGACCGGCAAGGTCGAGATCACCAGCCAGAACCACAACTATTCGGTCGATTCCGCATCTCTCGGCGGCGCTGCACGGATCACCCACGTGAATCTGAACGACGGAACCGTGGAGGGGCTCTCGGTTCCCTCGATGCGCTGCTTCTCCGTGCAATACCACCCGGAGGCGTCCCCCGGCCCGCACGACTCCCGCTACCTCTTCACCCGCTTCCACCGGTACCTCTGCGGCGAGGAGGACCTGTAA
- a CDS encoding carbamoyl phosphate synthase large subunit, whose amino-acid sequence MTKRSDLKKIMLIGSGPIIIGQACEFDYSGTQACKALREEGYEVVLVNSNPATIMTDTDFAGATYIEPITPEIVAKIIERERPDALLPTIGGQTGLNIAISLHEMGVLQKFGVELIGASFEAIQKAEDRNLFRKAMEKLGLTVPRSGYIRSLEEALTVIPDIGYPAIIRPSFTLGGTGAGVAYNREEYEEAIRWALDASPKHTVLVEQSVIGWKEFELEVMRDLADNVVIVCSIENLDPMGVHTGDSITVAPAQTLTDKEYQIMRNAALRIIREIGVDTGGSNIQFAVHPETGEMVIIEMNPRVSRSSALASKATGFPIAKIAAKLAVGYTLDEIRNDITRETPASFEPTIDYVVTKIPRFTFEKFPQTEDVLGTQMKSVGEVMAIGRTFKESLQKAIRSLENSVYGFEEMIPLATPPNPTARRKTITEKLCKPNSLRLYYIGEAFRDGWTVEEIRESTGIDPWFLENIRQIIAMEGEIRAKAEAFRKEAAKAPAAFGPFLRRVKGNGFSDRRLSKLLGVGEDDVRTIRYAAGVRAVFKRVDTCGAEFVAHTPYLYSTYERENEANPSGRKKVVILGGGPNRIGQGIEFDYCCVHGVFALREEGFETIMVNCNPETVSTDYDSSDRLYFEPLTKEDVLAIIEEEKPVGVIVQFGGQTPLKLAVPLEKAGVRILGTSPESIDRAEDRERFAETLNHLGLSQPPNGIARSTPDAVAIAARLGYPVLLRPSYVLGGRAMEIVYDEDGLRRYLTEAVSASESKPVLVDRFLEDAIEIDVDAISDGESVVVGGIMEHIEEAGVHSGDSACSLPPHSISLETIAEITRQTKALASELSVIGLMNVQFAIQRGKIFILEVNPRASRTIPFVSKAIGVPLAKLAAKVMAGRKLSDLGFTSEVVPAHVCVKEAVFPFIKFPDVDTLLGPEMKSTGEVMGIDRTFGTAFAKAQIAAGMILPRSGKVFLSVRDEDKEGVFAAAERLMRSGFTFVATRGTAAFLSSRGVPCDTVRKVNEGRPHVADLIRNGEIALVINTPLGAQSNADSYYIRRASLVYNVPYFTTLAAARAVSLAIPALIAGELSVRSLQEYHGTLRRPSQGAR is encoded by the coding sequence GTGACCAAGCGCAGCGACCTGAAAAAGATCATGCTCATCGGCTCCGGTCCGATCATCATCGGGCAGGCGTGCGAGTTCGACTACTCGGGGACCCAGGCGTGCAAGGCCCTCCGCGAGGAGGGGTACGAGGTCGTCCTCGTCAACAGCAACCCGGCCACGATCATGACCGACACCGACTTCGCCGGCGCAACGTACATCGAGCCGATCACTCCGGAGATCGTGGCGAAGATCATCGAGCGGGAACGTCCCGACGCGCTGTTGCCCACCATCGGCGGGCAGACGGGGTTGAACATCGCCATTTCCCTGCACGAAATGGGAGTCCTGCAGAAGTTCGGCGTGGAGCTGATCGGCGCCAGCTTCGAAGCGATTCAGAAGGCGGAAGACCGGAACCTCTTCCGGAAGGCGATGGAGAAACTGGGGCTGACGGTCCCACGGTCCGGGTACATCCGCTCCCTCGAAGAGGCGCTCACGGTGATCCCGGACATAGGATACCCGGCGATCATCCGTCCCTCCTTCACGCTCGGGGGGACGGGTGCGGGGGTCGCGTACAACCGGGAAGAGTACGAGGAGGCGATCCGCTGGGCGCTCGATGCCTCGCCGAAGCACACCGTCCTCGTCGAGCAGTCGGTCATCGGATGGAAGGAGTTCGAGCTCGAGGTGATGCGCGACCTGGCCGACAACGTGGTCATCGTCTGCTCGATCGAAAACCTCGACCCGATGGGAGTGCACACCGGCGACTCGATCACCGTGGCCCCTGCACAGACGCTGACCGACAAGGAGTACCAGATCATGCGCAACGCGGCCCTGCGCATCATCCGGGAGATCGGGGTCGACACGGGAGGGAGCAACATCCAGTTCGCCGTCCACCCGGAGACCGGCGAGATGGTGATCATAGAGATGAACCCGCGCGTCTCCCGCTCCTCGGCGCTGGCGTCCAAGGCCACCGGGTTCCCCATCGCGAAGATCGCGGCCAAGCTCGCCGTCGGATACACACTCGACGAGATCCGGAACGACATCACGCGGGAAACCCCGGCCTCCTTCGAACCGACCATCGACTACGTGGTGACGAAGATTCCCCGGTTCACGTTCGAAAAGTTCCCCCAGACCGAGGACGTGCTCGGCACGCAGATGAAATCGGTGGGAGAGGTGATGGCGATCGGCCGCACCTTCAAGGAGTCCCTGCAGAAGGCGATCCGCTCGCTGGAAAACAGCGTGTACGGCTTCGAGGAGATGATCCCTTTGGCGACCCCTCCGAACCCGACGGCCCGGCGGAAGACGATCACCGAAAAACTGTGCAAGCCCAACTCCCTTCGTCTTTATTACATCGGGGAGGCGTTTCGCGACGGATGGACGGTCGAGGAAATCCGGGAGTCGACCGGAATCGACCCGTGGTTCCTCGAGAACATCCGGCAGATCATCGCGATGGAGGGCGAGATTCGCGCGAAGGCGGAGGCGTTCCGGAAGGAGGCGGCGAAGGCTCCCGCCGCGTTCGGGCCCTTCCTGCGCCGCGTGAAGGGAAACGGTTTTTCCGATCGCAGACTCTCGAAGCTGCTTGGGGTCGGCGAGGACGACGTCCGCACGATCCGATACGCCGCGGGGGTGCGGGCGGTCTTCAAGCGGGTCGACACCTGCGGGGCGGAGTTCGTGGCGCACACCCCGTACCTCTACTCGACATACGAGCGCGAGAACGAGGCGAACCCGTCCGGCCGAAAGAAGGTGGTGATCCTCGGCGGCGGCCCGAACCGGATCGGACAGGGGATCGAGTTCGACTACTGCTGCGTCCACGGCGTCTTCGCCCTGCGCGAGGAAGGGTTCGAGACGATCATGGTGAACTGCAACCCCGAGACCGTCTCCACCGATTACGACTCCTCCGACCGCCTCTACTTCGAACCGTTGACGAAGGAGGACGTCCTCGCCATCATCGAGGAGGAGAAACCGGTCGGCGTGATCGTCCAGTTCGGCGGCCAGACCCCTCTGAAACTCGCCGTCCCCCTCGAAAAGGCGGGGGTCCGGATCCTCGGGACCTCGCCGGAGAGCATCGACCGGGCGGAAGATCGCGAGCGGTTCGCGGAGACGCTGAACCACCTGGGGCTCTCGCAGCCGCCCAACGGGATCGCGCGGTCCACCCCCGACGCGGTCGCGATTGCCGCCCGGCTCGGCTATCCCGTCCTGCTACGGCCGTCCTACGTCCTCGGCGGGCGGGCGATGGAGATCGTTTACGACGAGGATGGTCTTCGCAGGTACCTCACGGAGGCCGTCTCCGCCTCCGAGTCGAAGCCCGTCCTCGTCGACCGGTTCCTCGAGGACGCCATCGAGATCGATGTGGACGCGATTTCCGACGGGGAGTCGGTCGTCGTCGGCGGGATCATGGAGCATATCGAGGAAGCCGGGGTCCATTCCGGGGATTCCGCCTGCTCGCTTCCCCCGCACTCCATCTCTCTCGAGACGATCGCCGAGATCACCCGGCAGACGAAGGCGCTGGCGTCCGAACTCTCCGTCATCGGCCTGATGAACGTCCAGTTCGCGATCCAGCGAGGCAAGATCTTCATCCTCGAGGTCAACCCCCGGGCTTCCCGCACCATCCCGTTCGTCAGCAAGGCGATCGGCGTCCCGCTGGCCAAGCTTGCCGCGAAGGTGATGGCGGGCCGAAAGTTGTCGGATCTCGGGTTCACGTCGGAGGTCGTGCCGGCCCACGTCTGCGTCAAGGAGGCGGTCTTCCCCTTCATCAAGTTTCCCGACGTCGACACGCTGCTCGGTCCGGAGATGAAGTCGACCGGCGAGGTGATGGGCATCGACAGGACGTTCGGCACCGCATTCGCGAAGGCGCAGATCGCCGCCGGGATGATCCTGCCGCGCTCCGGGAAGGTGTTCTTGAGCGTGCGGGACGAGGACAAGGAGGGGGTTTTCGCCGCGGCGGAGCGACTGATGCGAAGCGGTTTCACCTTCGTCGCCACCCGCGGCACGGCGGCGTTCCTCTCCTCGCGCGGCGTCCCCTGCGACACGGTGAGAAAAGTCAACGAGGGGCGTCCCCACGTGGCGGATCTCATCAGGAACGGGGAGATCGCGCTGGTCATCAACACGCCGCTCGGCGCCCAGTCGAACGCCGACTCCTACTACATCCGGCGCGCCTCCCTGGTCTACAACGTCCCGTACTTCACTACTCTGGCCGCCGCACGCGCCGTATCCCTCGCGATCCCGGCCCTGATCGCGGGCGAGCTGTCCGTCCGGAGCCTCCAGGAGTATCACGGGACGCTCCGGAGACCCTCCCAAGGGGCGCGGTGA